One stretch of Paroedura picta isolate Pp20150507F chromosome 13, Ppicta_v3.0, whole genome shotgun sequence DNA includes these proteins:
- the NEXMIF gene encoding neurite extension and migration factor, with amino-acid sequence MDDQQEKDCASEDQETILINGVKEDESHGLEGEEKPADAALPFPALSSATPKESHVCPRAQPTLAPKKPCWLSPPSPLRLVDVPDHASDDASSVHAISLTSCVTKGLSSWSLPGDCEKALLTIMEPGSMSALTGDCLMQPSRTCLGCFIESKDGIDAEPGISLKVGDINRDYDTCSVSDIGIHCMSTGDSMRYGDQLLSDQLLSFPLHKSRAADKRDTEKSDSDSEDPTQKNYYEGLLLDKCNGEEPLLTNPNQEWGYFESFISESKIELLDLCSKNELSVNLFSEEDVDNYMFDDDDSTLGSDVCSLKIRYESFQDNVREKTGSLQEDAQFNFFPSVFSGCPKREGRTALKRGPRGPTDPSQFKSEESIIWGEEEADREEEEEEEEEEEEGEKVALNKSCTSTEGVQYMGPKRNHFLELVNSTEDSGEFSDDSTCTESSFDVLHDLKDCNKYLPRDHSSSFIQQNYGLRAKRKVRYSDDYLYDVDSIESEKIVDKKEWTPDGPKEEDDDEWCPKKRRKVSRKEPPVIIKYIIINRFKGEKHMLVKLSKVDANETTVTLSEELLSKYAKLAPLKSFWQEKWQMRLNFLRSALYHKQNFYLNGSEISFLPHPRKRKGKLANRHRIQRIKAIEQPLSKPGSCSSDLKQLCGRVEEDRSGPKEMRAVAIATPSCVNGLHLREIASLAAPKCKLQDRQFKGPERKVLRRMKFKSEARLKCKRLKAAASLAEASPALEKQEPATTLTDESVPCAADGSRLSERLEDKVAKNSSFPPTTCSSDKPTPSANITANVPLIPGGYLQTLLDASDLSGNAAITYFSPQASEPQRQETLPGPLQGEKPFCILQPAQSCVLSPPSESELQQSPSHLEAEQSNFGTAWPAGKGAGGSNGQKGASEVQEAPALSTAEFGSCPGAEHLPPAGYNQVSLSSGKLVYQKKYMPENQQSQSEDSYQSCHFNNREGQFHFQRGTLNTDDGRLVSFDSVGSLSVSSSNYSSLSLKSCEKDGEDDIADDFLAHCSPKLVIQQSIDEITPLKESTDLLDISNFTPDKFRQSSLSEMSPPDTPNLSPQITGSESKPLGNMKCFPDSSQMVLNSPEKVKWNCGVLQTQDPADNGFSLNNHQFQFHMFNDEDSVSLLEKNPCLSTFNEPSGQINTNSKVSKSKRKSSSSKNVGTNQSPPQKNTRKKSPKANKGTVKPQSKNPRQSPKSTRKGKGAASEKAAGSRTAALPNNAGSATKALVASLQHCSPASVKTGKHNGLPGEWALGRDNSAGWTDASLGNANSLLDDDQREFEEPSNILSNIASGMADVQRFMMASIEPLWGPVGHNNVSDLFRSPESNSLKLKTLKILAGTSQESKKKVNGNSPGTGKGHKSGNKGLGKAGGRAASCDPSRPNCPGYSIDIPSPFFDKSYSHLSTLAKNEPTHKKLYRHKSTSKSLRDENCKVKRSDRDQTHKDPSVTASFEKLRDTDYILLKAEQHFLFLPVLEEETPFTRKTLYVCLGFVGGGLFCFPLSFLSFFLSFFLFSSLLRKEKKATNTNAL; translated from the exons ATGGATGACCAACAAGAGAAAGATTGTGCCTCAGAAGACCAAGAAACTATCCTCATTAATGGGGTGAAAGAAGATG AATCCCACGGCCTGGAGGGCGAGGAGAAGCCTGCAGATGCTGCCCTTCCGTTTCCGGCCCTGAGCTCAGCAACTCCTAAAGAGAGCCACGTGTGCCCCCGAGCGCAGCCGACGCTGGCCCCCAAGAAGCCCTGCTGGCTgagccctccttcccccctgagGCTGGTCGATGTGCCTGACCACGCTTCCGATGACGCCTCCTCCGTGCACGCCATTTCCCTGACCTCTTGTGTCACGAAGGGCTTGAGCTCCTGGTCCCTGCCAGGCGATTGCGAGAAGGCGCTGCTCACCATCATGGAGCCGGGAAGCATGTCGGCGCTCACGGGGGACTGCTTGATGCAGCCAAGCCGGACATGCCTGGGCTGTTTCATCGAATCCAAGGACGGCATCGATGCAGAGCCGGGCATCAGCCTGAAAGTGGGCGACATCAACAGGGACTATGACACCTGCTCCGTCTCCGACATCGGGATCCACTGCATGAGCACGGGGGACAGCATGAGGTACGGGGACCAGCTGCTGTCGGACCAGCTCCTGAGCTTCCCTCTGCATAAGTCCAGGGCAGCAGACAAAAGAGACACGGAGAAATCGGACAGCGATTCCGAGGACCCCACGCAGAAGAATTATTACGAGGGGTTACTGCTTGACAAGTGCAACGGGGAGGAGCCTCTGCTAACCAATCCCAACCAGGAATGGGGCTATTTTGAGTCCTTCATTAGCGAGAGCAAAATCGAGCTGCTGGACCTTTGCTCCAAAAACGAGCTCTCTGTCAATCTGTTTTCTGAAGAAGACGTGGATAATTACATGTTTGACGACGATGACTCGACCTTGGGAAGTGACGTCTGCTCCTTGAAGATTCGCTATGAGTCCTTCCAGGACAACGTGAGGGAGAAGACAGGCTCCCTGCAAGAGGACGCCCAGTTCAACTTCTTCCCGAGCGTCTTCAGTGGGTGCCCGAAAAGGGAGGGCAGAACTGCCCTGAAGAGGGGCCCTAGAGGGCCAACTGATCCTTCCCAGTTCAAATCTGAGGAGAGCATCatttggggggaagaggaagcagaccgcgaggaggaggaggaagaggaggaggaggaggaggagggggagaaagttgCCTTAAACAAATCTTGCACCAGTACTGAAGGGGTGCAGTACATGGGGCCCAAACGAAACCATTTCTTGGAACTGGTGAACTCCACCGAAGACTCTGGGGAATTCAGCGATGACAGCACCTGCACGGAATCGTCCTTCGATGTGCTCCACGATCTCAAGGATTGTAACAAATACCTGCCCCGAGACCACTCCAGCTCTTTCATCCAACAGAACTACGGGCTGCGGGCGAAGAGGAAAGTGAGGTACAGTGACGATTACCTGTACGATGTTGATTCCATCGAGAGTGAGAAGATTGTGGATAAAAAGGAGTGGACCCCAGATGGGCCGAAGGAGGAAGACGACGACGAGTGGTGCCCGAAGAAGAGGCGAAAGGTTTCCCGTAAGGAGCCCCCCGTGATCATCAAGTACATCATCATCAACCGGTTTAAAGGGGAGAAGCACATGCTGGTCAAGCTGAGCAAAGTGGACGCCAACGAGACCACGGTTACCCTCAGTGAGGAACTGCTCAGCAAGTATGCCAAGCTGGCCCCCTTGAAGAGCTTTTGGCAGGAGAAATGGCAGATGCGGCTGAACTTCCTCCGGTCGGCCCTCTATCACAAACAGAACTTCTATCTCAACGGCTCCGAGatctccttcctgccccacccACGCAAGCGGAAGGGCAAGCTGGCCAACCGGCACCGGATCCAGAGGATCAAAGCCATTGAGCAGCCGCTGAGCAAGCCCGGCTCTTGTTCGTCCGATCTCAAGCAGCTCTGCGGCAGGGTCGAAGAGGACCGCTCGGGCCCGAAAGAGATGCGGGCCGTGGCCATCGCCACCCCCTCCTGTGTGAATGGGCTGCACCTGAGGGAAATAGCCAGCCTCGCGGCGCCCAAGTGCAAACTGCAGGACAGGCAGTTCAAAGGGCCAGAGAGAAAAGTGCTGCGCAGGATGAAATTCAAAAGCGAAGCCCGGTTGAAATGCAAGCGCCTCAAAGCCGCGGCCAGTCTGGCAGAGGCCTCCCCGGCGCTGGAGAAGCAGGAACCAGCAACCACTTTAACGGATGAAAGTGTTCCTTGTGCTGCAGACGGCTCTCGGCTTTCAGAGCGCCTGGAGGATAAGGTGGCTAAAAATTCTTCTTTCCCGCCCACCACCTGCTCTTCAGACAAGCCCACTCCATCTGCTAATATCACTGCCAATGTGCCCCTTATCCCTGGGGGGTATCTGCAAACGCTGTTAGATGCCTCTGATTTGTCAGGCAATGCTGCGATCACCTACTTCAGCCCCCAGGCCTCTGAGCCGCAGCGGCAGGAGACGCTCCCAGGCCCCCTCCAGGGGGAGAAACCCTTCTGCATTCTGCAGCCCGCCCAGAGCTGCGTCCTGTCCCCGCCTTCTGAGTCGGAGCTGCAGCAGTCGCCCAGCCACTTGGAAGCGGAGCAGAGCAACTTCGGCACTgcgtggccagctggcaaagGAGCTGGGGGCAGCAACGGCCAGAAAGGTGCCAGTGAGGTCCAGGAGGCTCCTGCACTGTCCACGGCAGAGTTTGGTAGCTGTCCGGGAGCGGAACACCTCCCGCCTGCTGGCTACAATCAGGTCAGCCTCAGCAGCGGCAAATTGGTATACCAAAAAAAGTACATGCCAGAGAACCAGCAGTCCCAGTCAGAGGATTCTTATCAGTCGTGCCATTTTAACAACAGGGAGGGGCAATTCCACTTCCAGCGCGGCACCCTCAACACAGACGACGGGAGGCTGGTGAGCTTTGATTCTGTGGGCTCGTTGTCGGTCAGTTCTAGCAACTACAGCTCTCTGAGTTTAAAGTCTTGTGAAAAGGACGGGGAGGACGATATCGCCGATGATTTCTTGGCCCACTGCAGCCCCAAACTTGTGATTCAGCAGAGCATAGATGAAATAACCCCTTTGAAAGAGTCCACGGATCTTTTAGATATCTCGAACTTCACCCCTGATAAATTCCGCCAGTCGTCACTTTCAGAAATGTCTCCCCCAGACACTCCTAATCTTTCCCCGCAGATAACTGGGTCGGAATCGAAGCCCTTGGGGAACATGAAATGTTTCCCAGACAGCTCTCAGATGGTGCTGAACAGTCCTGAGAAGGTCAAGTGGAACTGTGGGGTTCTCCAGACCCAAGATCCAGCAGATAATGGATTCTCTTTAAATAATCACCAGTTTCAGTTTCATATGTTCAACGATGAGGATTCTGTCAGCCTCCTTGAAAAAAACCCATGCTTGTCAACATTTAATGAGCCATCTGGCCAAATTAACACCAATAGCAAAGTGTCAAAATCGAAGCGGAAAAGTTCATCGAGTAAAAATGTGGGTACAAACCAAAGCCCTCCCCAGAAAAACACTCGGAAAAAATCTCCCAAAGCCAACAAAGGAACTGTGAAGCCGCAGAGCAAAAACCCGAGGCAGTCTCCCAAGTCtacgaggaaagggaagggcgcAGCCAGCGAAAAGGCTGCTGGGAGCAGGACAGCAGCTCTGCCGAACAATGCCGGCTCAGCCACAAAGGCCTTGGTGGCGTCCCTTCAGCACTGCAGCCCGGCTTCAGTCAAGACAGGGAAGCATAACGGCCTGCCTGGAGAATGGGCCCTGGGGAGGGACAACAGCGCAGGCTGGACCGATGCTAGCCTCGGAAACGCAAACAGTCTCCTGGATGACGATCAAAGGGAATTTGAAGAGCCATCCAATATTTTATCAAACATTGCATCTGGGATGGCAGATGTCCAGAGATTTATGATGGCCTCCATTGAACCCTTGTGGGGACCCGTCGGCCATAACAACGTCTCGGATTTATTCCGGTCACCTGAATCCAACAGCCTAAAATTGAAAACTCTTAAGATTTTGGCTGGAACGTCACAGGAGTCCAAGAAAAAGGTGAACGGCAATTCTCCCGGAACAGGAAAGGGTCACAAATCGGGTAACAAGGGCTTGGGCAAAGCCGGCGGCCGAGCGGCATCCTGCGACCCTAGTCGCCCCAACTGTCCCGGGTATAGCATAGAcattccctctcccttttttgaTAAAAGCTATAGTCACCTGAGCACTTTAGCCAAAAATGAGCCTACCCATAAAAAGCTGTACCGGCATAAATCGACTTCTAAGTCACTGCGGGATGAGAACTGTAAAGTTAAGCGATCAGACCGGGATCAGACTCACAAGGACCCGTCTGTGACGGCTTCATTTGAGAAACTGAG GGATACAGACTACATTCTTCTCAAAGCAGAACaacattttttgtttttaccTGTGCTTGAAGAAGAAACACCTTTTACTAGAAAGACATTGTATGTGTGTTtggggtttgtggggggggggttgttttgttttcccctttcttttctttctttctttctttctttctttcttttttcttccttgctcagaaaagaaaaaaaagcaaccaATACTAATGCCTTGTAA